The Lycium barbarum isolate Lr01 chromosome 11, ASM1917538v2, whole genome shotgun sequence genome contains the following window.
ccatagttaaGCTGAAGATTTATCTCGATACCGATCGTAAGATACGAGAGGaggatgcaaggtaaagcatgaagactactgagacgacgctaagatatctcttaggctcatttgagcacttacgcatatcctggtgcgtgataggagaactaagagcaaaatctgagtaaagaggcatgtgaagagcataattcagtaaaagaacaaTTAAAGAAGTATTGGGagcgcaggactagtttaacattcgaggacaaatgttctaaagatggaaggatgttacatcccgtgttctcaTGCATTGGAAAGTgcgcgagttaaatgatattagtaatggacacgaggttattccccaagcgtataggtggttaaagtgatggtacacatgtatcgtaaggatttgaagttaaaccaatctaagaaaataagttttatcgacgttcgaaatttatttggtgaaatacggtccaagctatactatcccatatttttggactaggaaattgaaccgtccaacacgagcaaatttacccgagtcGGAGGATTAAGTCATATTGAAACATGAAAATCAGAAACTTGGTTTATATgaggaatgaagtccaaaaataatttaggccttaacaagtgtgacgacggtgattgggaataatatttgtgtaaagaggctatggactagaattctaccacatgattatggtaatgagtatatgaagtgtgttaaaaatggtccatgtttaagtgaattgggatcaagaaattaattgtgTGGATAATTGGTAAATTATGGGATTACATTAAATGGAGATATAATGGATAAGTGTAGGTAGACAGCATGTCCACGTGGCCAAGGAGTAATTGTTAATATTACACGTATAGGACTTCTTTTCTTGGTGTCATCTTCTGAATAGCAACGTATTATGATATGTATTGTATTGTGGGGGCCCATAATAAAGGGTGTTAATCTAACATGAGCAGTTAAAGTGGCAAAGCCCACAAATCATACCATGATCCGGTTATTGCCTCATTTGCTACAGATATAACAAAAGTCTTATAAGAACAAAAACCAAAGTACAACAACAACCTTACCTTGGTGAAGCGAAAACCTTTGTTGTCCTACTGTCAGAACTCAACATCACTTTATTTCACGTATGTTCACTTTTAAAGAGAGGATTCTCCTATTGTTTTACATATATGCAGCAACAATTTCGCACCTTGGAAAACTACTAACACACTCAAATGTAGAAGAGGCAGCATCATTAAGTCACGATTGTTAGATAGTAATTTATTTCCCAAAGGCAAATTTATGCATCAACAAGTTTGTTCGCACCAACAGAATTATATTTCTGGCAACGTTGTCATGCTTGAAGAAGATAGTATAATATTTTTCTCAAGAAGAGATATTCATTTCGTGATTGAAGCAGAGCTACAGAGGATGACGTATAGGTTATGTCCACATCGATTACGTAATTTTAATATCGATTTTTCTTCGGTTTATAACAAACCAAGGATTTCTTCGAAGTTAAGTAAGGTGGAAGAACAGGATTTCTTGGCAaataaggtaataattctccttCTCTAGATGAATTTAAGTCAATCAAGATCATAGCTAATTTGCTAAATGAAAAAGTATGGAAATTATACCGTAAattgtatttgatgttgttgttggctcatGAGCTGTTTGTTGGACTGTCTTGTGGATTATGTAAACGTTGTTATGGACGGAAATTATGTTATACGACATGATTAGGATAACGACTATATGAAGTGTGTAATTGATTAAGTGGGGGCATTATAATGGAAGTAAAACAATTGTTTGACAATTAGTGGATAAAATTAGGAGACATTTGCACGTGGTGGCAGCAATATATATGTATAGTTGATGTATAACGTTTATATGTGTAGCTAGTAAAGATTATCTAGTTTATTTGATGGAAGAAATTCGTGAAACCTTGGCTAAAAATTGTAGTTGAATAAACTCGTGTATATAGGCTGGTCTGGGTATGGTCTTTGTGATATTTTGGACTGAAAAATTGTGAAATAACAAGGATATATTACTGTTATAGTTATTGGCATGTTTATGAAAAAGGGAAAGAAATTAAACTATAGTTCGTTAATCGAACCGAGCTTGCCGCTTGTTCGGATTATTTGGTTATTGAAATGTCTTGATATGAGTCCTATTATTGTTTGGGTAGTTGTTGGTTGATTTAAACTTATGGAAAGTTGAAGGAACTGGGGGGGGTGTTGTTCATAAGAATAGTTTTATTACTCAAATTACGATAGCACGACACTAAACATGATATTAGTACCATCTTCCTTATTGAAGTCATGGATTGAACTTAGCATTGTTGTGGAACAGGAagttgaaaggtatgtaaagctaacccttccttctttttggaatgatctttatgaaacaaatagacgacgtatatatgacttcaaaaaaaaaaggctcctattcttagagacactaggatggctactgtccttgattcccagaacttactttattatgtcttgatacgtgtctatgattcctgaagttctattttgatataatccattgtgacactcgaaggatacttgatatgattactgtcttgattttcaaatgatagttcattttaattattctatcgagtctcagatatgacttagtttgcatatggttggtcactactctgctcgtgcatgcctcaatatatctttcaccgagtcccgggccggttatgttttcgtgcacagtatcactgcattgttcaccgagtccctcactagagggtcgggtacggtatatgtatatatatgatgatatgatgatgtgatgacatgatgatatgataatgtgatgacatgatgatatgatgatgtgattatggcgccaaggatgatatgtgatgactttattcaccgagtcccgtaatgggccgggtacgatatatgataatgacatgcaagttttacgtttcataaggccagtgtattggtattttaaatgtcatacttgtctcctataatctctatttcagtcgtgatcctttttgttgtatttcatgctttatatactcagtacatatctcgtactgaccccctttcctcggggggctgcgtttcatgcccgcaggtacagacactcgatttggtgatcctccagcttaggacttccactcagctgtcttggagagctccattgttccggagcccagacttttggtacagatcttttgatgtatatatatgtttatccagggataaggcggggccctgtcccgtcatatttcactatcgatactcttagaggtctgtagacatatgtgtgggttgtgtacaagttttgttcagctgtgtctatatggcttgcgtatgatattgatatgtaatgaCTGCCTTGTCGGcatacgtatggtattgacatgttgtggcagccttgtcggcttgcgtatcatattgacatgtagtggcagccttgtcggcttgcgtatcatattatgtattgattagctgtgactcctcaggagacaggtttatgatatgtggcgttatgaatctttagttgctttcATAAGTTCCATACAGTTATTAATTTCAGTCTGACTAGATCTAACAGGTacatatacgggtgtccagcttgggcgctagtcatggcccacggggctgggtcgtgacacttaatatctcaaaaactcggGTACGGATCTGtatactaagggtataaaccaccaATAAACCAAAGGCTTTCTTGtgacgaaaacgagaggtgtaacattctccccccttacaaacattcgtcctctaatgttcatacaagtcatgggctataaaaatttcggcagagtctcccctataaatataccaATCCTACCTGTACACAGCAAcctaaaataatgccacacagggccatatgctaaaatatacaacatCATGGCCTCACGCGACCAATCACAGTAACTATAAATGAAACCAACACCTGGGGAAAATAATGCCTCAAACTGAGCCTCCTGGGATGACGGAAACAAATACGGGTACTTAGCCTTCATTTCcttttcagcttcccaagtcatttcttcaacattattatttctccacagaactttaacggaagccacatctttagttcGCAATCGACAaacttgtctatccaatatagccacagggatctcctcatatgATAATTGCTCAATCACCTAGATATCGTCTACTGGTACAACTCTCGAaagatctcctatacacttacggagcatagacacatgaactACCGGATGCAGAGACTCTAAatcagaaggtagctctaactcatatgccaccttacccactgtacgacTGATtatatatggcccaatgtatcgggggctcaacttacccttcttgccaaatctcatcactcccttcataggtgaaaccttcaggaagacccaatcgcctacctcaaactctaacttgtgCAGTctattatctgcataggacttctgtcgactctgtgccgctagtaacctttcttgaattATTTTCACTTTGTCAACTTTTCTTAGTATTAAGTATAGGCCTACTAGCTGATTTTCTCGCACATCAAACCATCTTATaggcgatctacatctccgcccatataaagcctcataaggagacatctgaatgctagaatggtaactgttattatatgcaaactcaataagaggcaaatgatcattccAGCTACCTCGGAAGTCAATCACAAAAGCTCCCAGCATATCCTCAAgcgtctgtatagtacgctcctcttgtccatctgtctgcggatgaaagccagtactaagactcacctaagtccccaatccattctgaaaagatctccagaagttagctgtgaactgcgcccctctatctgaaataatggatgtaggaacaccatgaagtcatacaatctctctaagataaaGCTTCACATAATTTTCAGCTGAAaaaagtagttctgacaggcagaaagtgggctgactttgtaagcctatcaactatgacccatattgaatcatacttctgctaagtacggggcaaacctgtaatgaaatccatatttattatatcacaccccaatcctgatagggcatgatgggcacccgatcctttacttagggctgagcgaacccgctggttctcgttatgttcatactCTCACTCGACTCTTAagtcacgaaatgaaatgcataatggaagcttttcaaaaacattcttttcgtcgttctcaaataaagtaaaatctgtaatcatatgaaatttgtaacatgatgcataatgatacatcggcttgcagcgccgcttgcaagactgacatgctatatatgtgactctgtctgcaaagtctctaacatcaatcaagataccataacatagatactctgactcggcaacactccggaaggaaatggagctcgccaatccagctggaacatcttctagcaatatgctctactcatctgtatacacctgcgtggcatgaaacgcggcGTCCACatgaagggacgtcagtacgagcaatgtactgagtatgtaaggcatgaacagtgacatagtaagcaataccgaacatggaaaataataaaATGGATGTATGGGGATAAAGTAGTATAAAGAGATCAACCTGTTCCTccgaatgcccttttaaggcgaatgtcgtgcgtgcttagctttttaagaacttttccatacatatccatatataacataaacacatatgcattcacatacacttacacttactatgcatacatctgtcatatccgtacccggccctttcgggactcggtgtgatccgtaccctgccctttcgggactcggtgttatccatacccggccctttcgggactcggtgttatccgtacccggccctttcgggactcggtgttatccgtacccggccctttcgggactcggtgttatgcccaactgatcagtgagatgcaattcatacatacatacatacatacatacatacatacatacatacatacatcgcAAGGtgaaatcgacgatgtcacgaaagtctcgagaatcatgaacttaggtagcactggaaatagaatagttatcatcgctatatctcacctcgaaggaacgagtaacatgaggtgagaccatcaataaTAAGTACGGAtgagggattcatggaatggctcaataatctcataatgcgctcaaatcatagcttcggagtttcaaaagaagagaatcatcatcatcgtcaccatCATCATCgaacatattccatttaacatcataagaggttttaagagtcatgaacttcgagcttttgaaaacaaggctattatggaaacatttatggaatcataacataggaatcatgcctttgaaagaaagggacgagccttaacatacctgttccacctcttattagctaTGATTATtcatccgagctcgcaagtctacatttaagaggatttacattaatgttagcctcttcatcgcacacttgttccaagtttcaaatcaaactattttatattctaccaaaaatcgggcagcatctcccctgtttatatgcctagcccgaattctcaattcaacaaccaacaacaacaataacaataccaatatcaataacatcatttcccatatcaaagtatcccatagaacagcccatatggtgtttgtcccctatttccatcacagaaccattttataacaattttacaattccttctccgtaaataaactaagattaacgttaatagcaagggcttcatacctttctccctttaatattgttgtatattCAATTTTCCACGCTAATTTTAGGCCACCACACGCctctatatgattctgcaacaatacCTATACGCTACCGgaccggaatttggaaattatacctgctttgggctaaaaagtgggtgtgaGAAGGTTGGGGAATATTTTGGAAGATTTGGGAAGGTTTTGGGTATGTTTGGTTGAAAAATAGGaggcctcccccttttatagaacggtccaggttctgcctggaccgacataTATTTCCTTCAgagcgttcgcgccccctttgggcgcgttcgcgctggcctttttttttctgcctggaccttcgttcagtaaaaaggtcataactcttgatcccgatatcgtgtgagggcccacgacctatggtcggaaatatctttcaattatatacaactttaatgctttgtgtgtttccaaattctaaacttataatattGTTTTgacccctccaagtcagatcatccaaaaatatttccttaaatcgtccttttggagggcttatgcccatatttggcttatgggtccttcttaggacttgctcaactttccatatactaatCATATGTCTGTTCACATGTCCTTCATGAAACtccggcgtgtgggccccacttggcttacagcaacgagggaTTTTCGTCCAGTGGCATATGAACCGATTCACCCCATGTGGTctccacatatcatatacatatattcttatgctcagataatataatcttcatccctaatccttgtataactctgctctcccttgaTCTCATACTAAGTCGTCCACAGTCTTAATAACGTGAAATTTTTTGGGGTGTAACAGATTACTTTCCATTTCCATATCAAGTCTCTATAGCCTgtaataaacctccgggcttctggtactctttcttgacttgctgacaattcagacactgagcgataaattctgctatatcacttttcataacatcccaccaataaacttccttgagattatggtacatttttgttgtgcccgaatgaatagaatagcgagaataatgagcttccctCATAACCTGCTAacgaagccctgcaacattaggaacgcacaatctacctcgatacctgagtactctatCTCCTGTGACCacgaagggtgtcttttctttctgaggagttgtatcccgataatgaactaaaccaggatcttcatactgacactcctttatctcagctaccaAACTTGACATCGAAGTATCCTGAACtataactcctgcatcacctgaatctaacagccaaactccaaggctagctaatcgacgaacttcgcggactaTCTCTTTTTTTTCGGTTGCACATATGACAGGCCACCCATGggtttacgactaagagcatcagctactacattagcctttccagaatatcaacatcataatctttcagaaactctagccatcgcctctaacataaattcaagtccttctgcttaaagatgtattggaggctcttatggtcggtatagatatcaacattatCACCGTATaaagtgcctccatattttcaaggcatAGATCACCatagctaactcaagatcatgagttggataattcgtCTCGTGCATCTTCAGctgcctagaagcataagcaacaaccttaccgtgttgcattaatacacatcctaaactaatacctgaagcatcacaatatatcacatagccatttGTTCCCTCTAGAAGATTCAAGACGGGTGCTGAGGTCAgcttgtccttcaatatctgaaaactccacTCATATGCATCCGCCCAcgggaacttagctgatttctgagtcaacttggtcaatggggttgaaagagaagaaaatccttccattctataatatcctgctaggcccaagaaactacgtatctccgttggtgtcgtaggccttggacaattcttcacagcttcaatcttttgattATCCACCTTAACACATTCattgaaataatgtgaccaagaaaatccacagagttcaaccagaactcacacttagaaaacttcgcatacaactctctatctcgaagaactctaagcaccgcacgtagatgatctgcatgatcagcctctgacgaTGAATAAACTAGAATGTCATCTATAAACAAAATTATGAATAAATCtaagaagggtctgaatacacgattcatcaagtccatgaatactgctggagcattagttaacccgaatgacatgacaCAGAACTCGTAGTGCCTATATCTAGTCATGAATGCCATCTTCGGAATGACTTCCTCCTttaccctaacctgatgatatcccgatctcaaatctatcttcgagaaatatctgGCActctgcagctggtcaaataaatcatcaatcctcgggagaggatacttattctttatagtcactttattcaattgccggtaatcaatacacattcgcaaagagcatccttctttcttacaaataataccagcGCTCCCCACGGTTAtgtgctgggcctaataaagcccttctctagTAAATACCTCAGctactccttcaattctttcaactccaggtgtcattctataaggaggaatggatattggctgagtatctggcaatagatcaatagtgaagtcaatctccctctctggcggaattcctggaagttcatctggaaacacctctagAAATTCATTAACCATAGGTACAGATTGAAGGGTcagtgactctgcttgcacattctggacccgaactagatgataaatataaccttttctgatcatcttttgtgccttaaggtaggaaataaacctacccctcggcgaagcagcattacccttccactctaggactggctcgtcgggaaactggaatcgaactatctttgttctgcaatcaacattagcataacaagaatcctaccaatccatacccataataacgtcaaaatcaatcatgtctagctcaatcaaatctacTAGGGTATGGagattacaaactatcactacacagcctCGATATATGCCTAactataactggatcaccaactagCGTACACATCTTAAatggtttaatcgattcaggctctCTCCCAAACTTGCCAACAACAAATggggtaacatatgataaggtggaacctgggtcaatcagtgcgtaTTCATCACAGGaggaaatcgataatatacctgtaacaacgtcATGAGATGACTCACGATCCTCTCTACCAGCTAATGCACAAATGTGATTctaaggaccgctcgagctggatgctcaaCCCCTTCCTCTACCAAGTCCGGTTGGTGCCAGAGAATTGTGTCCTGGAAGGCGCACAGATGAAGAAAAACCAGctacagaccctgtaggctgaacgaTTCCTGCACCACCCTTCAATGAACACTCCCTCATCACATggcctggctggccacaagcataacaagcatctgatcccAATCGACACTGTCCGACGTGCAGCTTGCCGCACTGGGCACACCGTGGCAAAGGTGGTCTCACCTGGCCTGACTCCTGTCtgtactgagaacctgaagctctagaactctgaacCGCTCCGGAATAATAAGACcgatcaaatctctagcctaAAAACAGCGGTGGTGCACTCCTTGCTAAATGAAATGGATACCGGGAATGctgttgtctctgtcctcccctaaacTCACCACCCATATCTAAAGATTTATCCCACTTACTATGGCCCCGATCACACTCATGCTCTGTCCTCCGCTGATGCTTGTGATCTTCCAGATTCCATGCATATGCCAGTATatgggaaatatccatacccggcTGTAACGCAGTTGTCGtacactcatcaatcaaatgtggccctaggccagcCATGAAACGATGAACTCGAtcatccatctcagccaccatagctagggcatatctagctaatgaatcaaagtgtacactgtactcctgaacactcataccGCCCTGCTAAATGTGTAAAAGCCTGTCTGCTcgagcccgccgaacctctggcggAAAATAATGATGAATAAAGGCATCTAAAAAGTTTCGACTTCCTAAGCTTTGGGTTAACCGTTTCCAACTTGAATATCCAATTTACCTCTTATGGGGCAGGGTTTTCTTTTTAAAGGTCGATTTTTTATTTCGAATTGtattatggcaatatgggtatcattagtcTCGGAATCTAATGTAGGATAATAAATTGTTATTCTTTGATCGTTTGGAAGCTATTCATAAGGGAAAGGCTTTGGCTTcaagttcgtggcacctgttcgacttcgaggtaggttacaactgACTTATGTTTAGACTCCacttagagaatcgtatgtaaatggtagtgattgacggggaaagcatgataggcctttggGCATGGtatggaggtgaattccaattaggttggtatcatcagctgttatgtgggcttgtcgccatgtttGCTAATACGTGTGTTAGTTGATTGATTTGTT
Protein-coding sequences here:
- the LOC132619751 gene encoding uncharacterized protein LOC132619751, producing MVAEMDDRVHRFMAGLGPHLIDECTTTALQPGMDISHILAYAWNLEDHKHQRRTEHECDRGHSKWDKSLDMGGEFRGGQRQQHSRQESGQVRPPLPRCAQCGKLHVGQCRLGSDACYACGQPGHVMRECSLKGGAGIVQPTGSVAGFSSSVRLPGHNSLAPTGLGRGRG